The DNA region CCCGCCCATCCTGGCCAGGCGCGCGCGGACCGGCGACGGTCGCGGAGCGGTGCGTTCCTCTGCCATTGCGCCAGTCTAGGGCGTGGTCCCGAGCACCGGCCGCCGAGTCGGGATCAGCGCCTCACGCGACGCTGAGCGCGGTCACCGGGACCTCGCCCAGGCCGGCGCGGCCGTCCAGGAAGCCGAGCTCCATCAGGACGGCGAGCCCGACCGGCTCGGCCCCGCAGCGGCGGACCAGGTCGGCGGTGGCCACCGCGGTGCCCCCGGTCGCCAGCACGTCGTCGATCAGCAGCACCCGGTCGCCGGGCGCGAAGGCGTCGTGGGCCACCTCGAGCGTGGCCTCGCCGTACTCCAGGGCGTAGGAGATCGCATGGGTCTCCCCCGGCAGCTTCCCGGGCTTGCGCACCGGGACGAAGCCGACACCGAGGCTGAGCGCCACCGGCGCGGCCAGGATGAATCCCCGTGCCTCCATGCCGGCGACCTTGTCCACGACCGGCGCGCCGGTCAGGTCGCGCCCGGCCGCGGCCAGCGCGGTGACCACCGCGGCCAGGCCCGCCGGGTCCGCCAGCAGCGGCGTGATGTCCTTGAACACGATGCCGGGCTCGGGGAAGTCCGGCACGTCGCGGACCAGCCGCTCGAGGACCTCGCCGACCTCGGTCGCCCCGGTCACCGGCTACTTCTTGCCGCGCTTGGAGCGCGTCTCACGGACCGGCTGCTTGCGTCCGGCGGCACCGCTCTCGTCGACCTTGCGGGTCGAGGTGGGCAAAGTCCGGCCCTTGCCGGCGACCGGCATCTCCGAGGCGTCGGTGGATGACGTACCCCGCGGGGTCTCCGGCTCCTCCTCGTCAGCGGAGAAGCCCTCGTCGTCCTCGAAGCCGTACTCGTCGAGCTCCGCGGTGGTCTCCTTGACCGGCATGTCGTCGACGAACGTCGGCACCGCGGCGTAGCGGTCGGCCGCCGCGCGCTTCTTGGCGCGCGCTCGGCGTGCCTGCTCCTGCACGTCACCCTCGCGCGACTTCATCTGCACCAGCAGTCGCGGAGCGATCATCACCGAGGAGTAGACACCCGCCGCCATGCCGACGAACTGCGCGAGGGCCAGGTCCTGCAGCGAGCTCGCGCCGAGCTGGGTCGCGCTCACGTAGAGGATCGCGCCGATCGGGATCAGCGCCACGATCGAGGTGTTGATCGAGCGCACCAGCGTCTGGTTGACGGCCAGGTTGGCGGCGTCGGAGTACGACTGGGTGTTCTTCCGCAGCGTGGTGGTGTTCTCCTTGATCTTGTCGAACACCACGACCGTGTCGTAGAGCGAGAAGCCGAGGATCGCCAGCACACCGGTCACCGCGGCGGGCGTCACCTGGAAGCCCGAGAGCGCGTAGATCCCGATGGTGATCGCGACGTCGTGGAACAGCGCGACCAGTGCCGCCACCGACATCTTCCACTCGCGGAAGTAGCCCCAGATGAAGAGCACCACGAGGATCAGGAAGATCAGCACACCGAGCAGCGCCCGCTCGGCGACCTCCGCGCCCCAGCTGGGGCCGACCTCGGTCTTGGAGATGTCCGCGTCGGTCAGGTCCGGGTAGAGGCCGATGACCACTTCCGACACCGCCGCCCGACCGTCCTCGTCGAGCTCCTCCATCTGCACGGTGAGCGCGTCGCTGCCGGCGGTGGTGACGGTGGGGTTCACCGCGCCGTCGATCTCCGCCTCGTCGATCGCCGCGGAGAGCTCGTCGGCGTTGTCCTGGGTGGCGTTGCCATCGCCTACGGGCACCGAGTACGTCGTACCGCCGACGAACTCGACACCGAAGTTGAGGCCCTTGACGGAGACCGCGGTGATCGCCAGCGCGACCAGCACCACGGAGATGCCGTACCAGAGGGCACGCTTGCCGACGAAGTCGATGGACCGGCGGCCCTGGTAGAGCTCGTTGCCGAGCCGGGACATCTTGCCCATCAGGCTTCCCCTCCCACGGTCCTGGCCGGGCGGGGTGCGTCCATGCCCAGCGTCTCCTTGCTGAGGCCGGACCACTTGTTGCCGGAGTTGAAGAACTTGAACTGGGCCAGCCACGACACCATCGGCTTGGTGAACCAGAAGAGCACCGCGAGGTCGATCAGCGTGGTCAGACCCAGCGCGAAGCCGAAGCCCTTCACGGCGCCGGTCGCGAAGATGTAGAGCACGGCGGCCGAGAGCAGCTGCACGGTGTTCGCCGCGATCCGGGTGACCCGGGCACGGGCCCAACCGGTCTCCACCGCGACCCGCATCGACTTCCCCTCCCGCATCTCGTCGCGGATGCGTTCGAAGAAGATCACGAAGGAGTCGGCGGTGACACCGACGGCGATGATCAGACCCGCGATACCGGGCAGGGTCAGCGTGAACCCGGCGGTCTCGCTGAGCAGCAGCACCATCGCGTAGGTCACCGACGCCGCGACGAACAGCGAGGCGACCACGACGAGGCCGAGGCCGCGGTAGTAGAAGAGGCAGTAGAGCATCACCAGGGCGAGACCGAAGGCACCCGCGGTGAGACCGGCGGTCAGCTGGTTGCCGGCCAGCGACGGGCCGATCTCCTCGACCGTCGGCTCGTCCTCGAAGGTGATCGGCAGCGCGCCGTACTTCAGGCTGGTGGCCAGCGAGTTGGCCGTGGTCTCGTTGAAGTCGCCCTCGATCTGGGACTGACCGTCGGTGATCACCGCGGTCATCACCGGCGCGGAGAGCACCTGGCCGTCCAGCACGATCGCGAACTGCTCGTCGGTGCCCTGGAACTCGCGGGAGACGGTCTCGAAGTCGTCGGCGGCACCGGTGCTGCCCGGCGGGTTGGCCTTCTCGGTGTCGTTGCCCATCTCGATGTTGACGACCCACTGCAGCTGGTTCTGCGGGATGCCGGCGGAGGCGTCGGTGAGCTCGGTGCCCTCGATGATCGAGCGGGACAGCAGGTACTTCGGGGACTGCCCGTCCTGCGGCTCGCCGCAGGCGACCAACGGCTTGTCCGGGTCGTCGACCAGCTCGGCGGGCTTGCCCTCGGCGTCGGTCAGCACCCCGTCGGCGGTGCAGGTGGAGGCGTTGTAGAGCGCGACCGACTGGGCGTCGGGGCTGCGGCTCCAGGCGATCTCGCCCTCCGCGGTGCCGTCGCCGGCGGCGGTCTGGCCCTCGGCCGGCGCCTGGGTGGAGCCGTCGGTCGGCTCCGCGGTCGCCGGGTCGGAGGAGTCGCCGGTGGGTCCCGCCGACTCGGTGGCCTGCTGGGCCGCGTCGTCCTTGTCGGACTTCTTGTTCTTGCCGTCCGCGGGCGCGTCGGTGGGGTCGTCGCCGGGCGCGAGGTCCGGTGCGACCCGACCGAGGCCCGGGGTGCCGGTGGCGCACTTGTTCGGCTGGTTCGGGCTGCAGGCGACCAGGCGGAAGCGCAGCTGCGCCTGCCGCGAGACCGTCTCCTCGAGCTCGTTGCGGTTCTCGGTGGAGCCCGGCACCTCGACCACGATGAACTTGTCGCCCTGCGTGGTCACCTCCGCCTCGCTGACGCCGGAGCCGTTGACACGCTGGTCGAGGATCTTGCGCGCCTCCTCGAGACTCTCCTGACTGGGCGTCTCGGTGGCCGTCAGGGTGATCCGGGTGCCGCCCTCGAGGTCGAGGCCGAGCGCCGGCTTCCAGGTGCCGGTCAGCGCGACCAGGCCGTAGCAGATCGCCACGCCCAGGAAGAAGACGACCAGGGTGCGCCCCGGTCGAAGTCGTCGGTCAGCCATCGGTCAGTCGTCCCCTTGCTCGGGCAGCGGGTCCTCGTCGTCCGACTCCTCGGCCTCGTCGCTGCGGTCCACCTTGGAGCCGATCGCGCCGCGGACCACCCGCAGCACCACGCCGGGCGCCACCTCGACGGCGAGGTCGTCGTCGGTGATCTCGGCGATGGTGGCGAAGACACCGCTGGTCAGCAGCACCCGGTCACCGACGTCGAGGCCGGACTGCATCTGCTGCATCGCCTTCTGACGCCGCTGAGCAGGACGGATGATGAGCAGCCAGAAGATGACTGCGATCGCGGCGATCCACAGCAAGGACGCGTACTCCTCCACGAAGAAACCTCTCAACGGTTGGTGTGCCCGGCACCCCGGAAGAGGGCAGGCGTCGACCGACGGGCAAGTGTAGCCAGGGGTCACCCAGTGCCCGAAGGTCCGGGGTCATTCACCCCACAGGGTCTCGTCCGCGCTCCGGAGGTCGCCGAGCTGCGACGCGCCGTCGGGGACCGCCGGCGGGGCGAGCCCGAGGTGCCGCCAGGCCGCGGCGGTCGCCACGCGGCCGCGCGGTGTCCGGGCCAGGAAGCCGTTGCGGACCAGGAAGGGCTCCGCGACCTCCTCGACGGTCTCCCGCTCCTCCCCGACGGCCACCGCGAGCGTCGAGACGCCCACCGGGCCACCCCCGAAGCGGCGGCAGAGGACGTCGATGACGCCGCGGTCGAGCCGGTCCAGACCCAGCTCGTCGACCTCGTAGAGGTCGAGGGCGGCGCGGGCCACCTCCCGGGTGACGACGCCGTCGGCGCGGACCTGGGCGAAGTCGCGCACCCGGCGCAGCAGTCGGTTCGCGATCCGGGGCGTGCCGCGGGACCGGGAGGCGATCTCCGCCGAACCCTCCTCGGTGAGCTCCACCCCCAGCAGCCCGGCCGAGCGGTGCACGATCAGGTCGAGCTCGTCCGGCTCGTAGAACTCGAGGTGGGCGGTGAAGCCGAACCGGTCGCGCAGCGGCCCCGGCAGCAGACCGGCCCGGGTGGTGGCGCCGACCAGGGTGAACGACGGGAGCTCCAGCGGGATCGCGGTCGCCCCGGGGCCCTTGCCGATGACGACGTCGACCCGGAAGTCCTCCATCGCCATGTAGAGCATCTCCTCGGCCGGACGCGACATCCGGTGGATCTCGTCGACGAAGAGCACCTCGCCGTCGTTGAGACCCGACAGGATCGACGCGAGGTCGCCGGCGTGGGTGATCGCCGGCCCGCTGGTGAGGCGCAGCGGCGTCCCCATCTCGTGGGCGATGATCATGGCGAGCGTGGTCTTGCCGAGCCCGGGCGGGCCCGACAGCAGCACGTGGTCGGGAGCCCGTCCGCGTCGGCGGGCGGCCTCCAGGACCAGGCCGAGCTGGTCGCGGACCCGGACCTGGCCGACCACCTCGTCGAGGCTGCGCGGTCGCAGCGCCGCCTCCACGGCTCGCTCGTCGCCGTCGGCCTCGGCCGCGGTCAGGGACCTCAGGTGGGTCTCCTCGGCGGCTTCGAGCTCATTCTCTCCGAACGGCAACGCTCATCCCTTCCGGTGTGACTGCACGCGACCTCTGGGTCCGATCCTGCCTCAGGCCTTGGACAGGGTGCGCAGTGCCGCGCGCAGCAGCGCGCCGACGTCCGCGGCTCCCCCGGCGGCCTCGGCCTCCGGCGCGACCGCGTCGACCGCCTTCTCGGCGTCCTTCGCGCTGTAGCCGAGGCCCACGAGCCCTGGTGCACCTGGTCCCGCCAGGGCGCCGACGCCGCGGCGACCGGGTGGCCGGCGCGGGACCCGGTCGGGGCGCCGATCCGGTCCTTGAGCTCGAGGATGATCCGCTGTGCGCCCTTCTGGCCGATCCCCGGCACCTTGGTCAGCGTCTTGGCGTCCTCGCCGGCGATGGCGGTCCGTACGCCGTCGGGCGTGAGCACGGCGAGGATCGCCTGGGCGACCTTGGGGCCGACCCCCGACGCGGTCTGCACCATCTCGAAGATCGTCTTCTCGTCCTCGTCGGCGAAGCCGAACAGGGTCATCGAGTCCTCGCGGACGACCATGCTGGTCGGCAGCGTGGCCTCGTCACCGTGGCGCAGGCCGGCCAACGTGGCCGGGGTGCAGATCAGCTCGAGGCCGACTCCCCCGACCTCGAGCACCGCGCTGGAGAGGCTGACGGCCGCGACACGGCCCCGGACGAAGGCGATCAACGAGGACTCCCGGAGGTGCGTGGGCGGCGGGGGCGGTGGTTCGCGGCGAGTGCGGCGTCGATCCGTGCCTGTGCGCCGCCCCGCCACACGTGGGTGATGGCCAGTGCGAGGGCGTCGGCGGCGTCGGCGGGCTTCGGCGCGGCGTCCAGGCGCAGGATCCGGGTCACCATCGCGCCCACCTGGGCCTTGTCGGCCCGGCCGTTGCCGGAGACCGCGGCCTTGACCTCGCTGGGCGTGTGCAGGGCGACCGGAAGTCCACGACGGGCGGCACAGACCATCGCGATGCCGGCGGCCTGGGCCGTCCCCATGATGGTGGAGACGTCGGAGCGGGCGAAGACCCGCTCGATGGCGACGGCGTCGGGCCGGTACTCCTCCAGTCGCGCCTCGATCCCGGCCTCGATGCTGACCAGCCGCTCCGGCACCGTGAGGTCCGAGGAGGTGCGGACCACGCCGACGTCGAGCATCCGCAGCGGACGGCCGATCGCCCCTTCGACGATCCCGATGCCACAACGGGTCAGCCCGGGGTCGATACCGACCACGCGCATGCGCCTGCCTCCCACTCGCCTGTCGAACACGTGTTCGCAGGCTACCCCGACCGCGGGCCGGCCAGGGCGGCGGACACGCCGCTCAGGCGTCGATGGTCTCCAGGACCTCGTCGGGGATGTCGGCGTTGCTGAAGACGTTCTGCACGTCGTCCAGGTCGTCGACCGCGTCGACCAGGCGGAACACCTTGCTCGCCACGTCGGCCTCGCCGACCGGGATGTCGAGGGTCGCCACGAACTGGATCTCGGCCGAGTCGTAGTCGATGCCGGCCTCCTGCAGGGCGCTGCGGACCGCCACCACATCACCGGAGTCCGACTGCACCTCCCACGAGTCCCCGATGTCGTTGACCTCCTCGGCACCGGCGTCGAGGGTGGCCTCCAGCACGTCGTCCTCGGAGATCTCCTTCTCCTCCTGCGACTTGGCGACCACGACCACGCCCTTGCGGACGAAGAGGCGCGAGACGGAGCCCGGGTCGGCCATGGTGCCGCCGTTGCGGGTGACCGCCGTGCGGACCTCCATGGCGGCACGGTTGCGGTTGTCGGTCAGGCACTCCACCAGCAGCGCGACGCCCTGGGGCCCGTAGACCTCGTACATGATCGTCTCGTAGTCGACGCCGCCGCCGTCGAGCCCGCCGCCGCGCTTGACCGCGGAGTCGATGTTCTTGTTCGGGACCGACTGCTTCTTCGCCTTCTGGATGGCGTCGTAGAGGGTCGGGTTGCCGGAGGGGTCGGGGCCGCCCATCTTCGCGGCGATCTCGATGTTCTTGATCAGCTTCGCGAAGAGCTTGCCGCGCTTGGCGTCGATCGCGGCCTTCTTGTGCTTCGTGGTCGCCCACTTGGAGTGGCCAGACATCCGTCCCCTACTTCCGACTCGACACGTAACGGAGCACCTGCGTCGCTCCGACCAGGAAGTCTATCGCTGCACCAGATCGAGGAAGAGCCGGTGCACACGCCGGTCGGTGTCGACCTCCGGATGGAACGACGTCGCCATCAGCGGCCCCTGCCGCACCGCGACCGGGTGCCCGTGCGCCTCGGCGAGGACCTCCACGCCGGGCCCCGCGCTCTCCACCCAGGGAGCCCGAATGAAGACCGCGTGCACCGGGTCGGCGAGTCCGGTGAAGGCGATGTCGTCCTCGAAGGAGTCCACCTGGCGGCCGAAGGCGTTGCGGCGCACCGTCACGTCCAGACCGCCGACGGTCTCCTGGCCGACCGCCCCGTCGACGATCCGGTCGGCGAGCAGGATCATCCCGGCGCAGGTGCCGAGGGCCGGCATCCCGCCGGCGATCCGCTCACGCAGCGGCTCGAGCAGGTCGAAGGTGCGGGCCAGCTTGGCCATCGTCGTCGACTCTCCCCCGGGCAGCACCAGCGCGTCGCAGCGCGCCAGCTCCCCCGGACGCCGTACGGCGAGGGCCTCGACGCCGAGCGAGGTCAGTGCGCCGAGGTGCTCGCGCACGTCCCCCTGCAGTGCGAGGACACCGACCGTCGGCACGTCGCGACGCGGTGGACCGCCGGTCACCAGCCGCGCTCGGCGAGCCGGTGCGGCGCCGGCAGCTCCTCGACATTGATCCCGACCATCGCCTCACCCAGGCCGCGGGAGACCTTGGCGACCACGTCCGGGTCGTCGTGGAAGGTGGTCGCCTTCACGATCGCCTCGGCCCGCTGGGCGGGGTTGCCGGACTTGAAGATGCCCGAGCCGACGAAGACGCCCTCGGCGCCCAGCTGCATCATCATCGCAGCGTCCGCGGGCGTCGCGATGCCGCCGGCGGTGAAGAGGACCACCGGCAGCCTGCCGGACCGGGCGACCTCGGCCACCAGGTCGAAGGGTGCCTGCAGCTCCTTGGCCGCCACGAACAGCTCGTCCTCGGCCAACGCCCCCAGGCGGCGGATCTCGCGACGGATGGTGCGCATGTGGGTCACCGCGTTGGACACGTCGCCGGTGCCGGCCTCGCCCTTGGAGCGGATCATCGCGGCGCCCTCGGTGATCCGGCGCAGGGCCTCGCCCAGGTTGGTCGCACCGCAGACGAAGGGGACCTGGAAGGCCCACTTGTCGATGTGGTTCTCGTAGTCGGCGGGGGTGAGCACCTCGGACTCGTCGATGTAGTCCACCCCCAGCGACTGCAGCACCTGCGCCTCGGCGAAGTGACCGATCCGGGCCTTGGCCATCACCGGGATGGAGACCGCCTCGACGATGCCGTCGATCATGTCGGGGTCGCTCATCCGGGACACCCCGCCCTGGGCCCGGATGTCGGCCGGGACGCGCTCCAGCGCCATCACCGCGACCGCACCGGCGTCCTCGGCGATCTTCGCCTGCTCGGGGGTGACCACATCCATGATCACGCCACCCTTGAGCATCTCGGCCATGCCGCGCTTGACGCGGGTCGTTCCG from Nocardioides sambongensis includes:
- a CDS encoding adenine phosphoribosyltransferase is translated as MTGATEVGEVLERLVRDVPDFPEPGIVFKDITPLLADPAGLAAVVTALAAAGRDLTGAPVVDKVAGMEARGFILAAPVALSLGVGFVPVRKPGKLPGETHAISYALEYGEATLEVAHDAFAPGDRVLLIDDVLATGGTAVATADLVRRCGAEPVGLAVLMELGFLDGRAGLGEVPVTALSVA
- the secF gene encoding protein translocase subunit SecF, with translation MGKMSRLGNELYQGRRSIDFVGKRALWYGISVVLVALAITAVSVKGLNFGVEFVGGTTYSVPVGDGNATQDNADELSAAIDEAEIDGAVNPTVTTAGSDALTVQMEELDEDGRAAVSEVVIGLYPDLTDADISKTEVGPSWGAEVAERALLGVLIFLILVVLFIWGYFREWKMSVAALVALFHDVAITIGIYALSGFQVTPAAVTGVLAILGFSLYDTVVVFDKIKENTTTLRKNTQSYSDAANLAVNQTLVRSINTSIVALIPIGAILYVSATQLGASSLQDLALAQFVGMAAGVYSSVMIAPRLLVQMKSREGDVQEQARRARAKKRAAADRYAAVPTFVDDMPVKETTAELDEYGFEDDEGFSADEEEPETPRGTSSTDASEMPVAGKGRTLPTSTRKVDESGAAGRKQPVRETRSKRGKK
- the secD gene encoding protein translocase subunit SecD, which gives rise to MADRRLRPGRTLVVFFLGVAICYGLVALTGTWKPALGLDLEGGTRITLTATETPSQESLEEARKILDQRVNGSGVSEAEVTTQGDKFIVVEVPGSTENRNELEETVSRQAQLRFRLVACSPNQPNKCATGTPGLGRVAPDLAPGDDPTDAPADGKNKKSDKDDAAQQATESAGPTGDSSDPATAEPTDGSTQAPAEGQTAAGDGTAEGEIAWSRSPDAQSVALYNASTCTADGVLTDAEGKPAELVDDPDKPLVACGEPQDGQSPKYLLSRSIIEGTELTDASAGIPQNQLQWVVNIEMGNDTEKANPPGSTGAADDFETVSREFQGTDEQFAIVLDGQVLSAPVMTAVITDGQSQIEGDFNETTANSLATSLKYGALPITFEDEPTVEEIGPSLAGNQLTAGLTAGAFGLALVMLYCLFYYRGLGLVVVASLFVAASVTYAMVLLLSETAGFTLTLPGIAGLIIAVGVTADSFVIFFERIRDEMREGKSMRVAVETGWARARVTRIAANTVQLLSAAVLYIFATGAVKGFGFALGLTTLIDLAVLFWFTKPMVSWLAQFKFFNSGNKWSGLSKETLGMDAPRPARTVGGEA
- the yajC gene encoding preprotein translocase subunit YajC; amino-acid sequence: MEEYASLLWIAAIAVIFWLLIIRPAQRRQKAMQQMQSGLDVGDRVLLTSGVFATIAEITDDDLAVEVAPGVVLRVVRGAIGSKVDRSDEAEESDDEDPLPEQGDD
- the ruvB gene encoding Holliday junction branch migration DNA helicase RuvB, with protein sequence MPFGENELEAAEETHLRSLTAAEADGDERAVEAALRPRSLDEVVGQVRVRDQLGLVLEAARRRGRAPDHVLLSGPPGLGKTTLAMIIAHEMGTPLRLTSGPAITHAGDLASILSGLNDGEVLFVDEIHRMSRPAEEMLYMAMEDFRVDVVIGKGPGATAIPLELPSFTLVGATTRAGLLPGPLRDRFGFTAHLEFYEPDELDLIVHRSAGLLGVELTEEGSAEIASRSRGTPRIANRLLRRVRDFAQVRADGVVTREVARAALDLYEVDELGLDRLDRGVIDVLCRRFGGGPVGVSTLAVAVGEERETVEEVAEPFLVRNGFLARTPRGRVATAAAWRHLGLAPPAVPDGASQLGDLRSADETLWGE
- the ruvC gene encoding crossover junction endodeoxyribonuclease RuvC yields the protein MRVVGIDPGLTRCGIGIVEGAIGRPLRMLDVGVVRTSSDLTVPERLVSIEAGIEARLEEYRPDAVAIERVFARSDVSTIMGTAQAAGIAMVCAARRGLPVALHTPSEVKAAVSGNGRADKAQVGAMVTRILRLDAAPKPADAADALALAITHVWRGGAQARIDAALAANHRPRRPRTSGSPR
- a CDS encoding YebC/PmpR family DNA-binding transcriptional regulator, with the protein product MSGHSKWATTKHKKAAIDAKRGKLFAKLIKNIEIAAKMGGPDPSGNPTLYDAIQKAKKQSVPNKNIDSAVKRGGGLDGGGVDYETIMYEVYGPQGVALLVECLTDNRNRAAMEVRTAVTRNGGTMADPGSVSRLFVRKGVVVVAKSQEEKEISEDDVLEATLDAGAEEVNDIGDSWEVQSDSGDVVAVRSALQEAGIDYDSAEIQFVATLDIPVGEADVASKVFRLVDAVDDLDDVQNVFSNADIPDEVLETIDA
- the pdxT gene encoding pyridoxal 5'-phosphate synthase glutaminase subunit PdxT, which encodes MPTVGVLALQGDVREHLGALTSLGVEALAVRRPGELARCDALVLPGGESTTMAKLARTFDLLEPLRERIAGGMPALGTCAGMILLADRIVDGAVGQETVGGLDVTVRRNAFGRQVDSFEDDIAFTGLADPVHAVFIRAPWVESAGPGVEVLAEAHGHPVAVRQGPLMATSFHPEVDTDRRVHRLFLDLVQR
- the pdxS gene encoding pyridoxal 5'-phosphate synthase lyase subunit PdxS — encoded protein: MSEQQPTTGTTRVKRGMAEMLKGGVIMDVVTPEQAKIAEDAGAVAVMALERVPADIRAQGGVSRMSDPDMIDGIVEAVSIPVMAKARIGHFAEAQVLQSLGVDYIDESEVLTPADYENHIDKWAFQVPFVCGATNLGEALRRITEGAAMIRSKGEAGTGDVSNAVTHMRTIRREIRRLGALAEDELFVAAKELQAPFDLVAEVARSGRLPVVLFTAGGIATPADAAMMMQLGAEGVFVGSGIFKSGNPAQRAEAIVKATTFHDDPDVVAKVSRGLGEAMVGINVEELPAPHRLAERGW